From the Anaerolineales bacterium genome, one window contains:
- a CDS encoding ComEC/Rec2 family competence protein, whose amino-acid sequence MSFTSLTKLPLIWASLAFLAGIALAGALPSLPTGLWLLLAASAGAAAWALRRRVAPLGLLALGALCAGLLGAARYQAAQPTFGPGDLASYNDRGGWVYVQGVVSAPPEARQTYLEVRLAVEQLAQGAESRAVQGQLLVQTSFDAQLQYGDRVRLWGQLRTPSDDEDFSYRDYLARSGIHSLMAFPSVERLEGGQGHPFWSALYGLRERGVNVLYQLYPAQEAALLAGILLGDESGLSTAMKEAFNTSGTRHIIAISGFNISIIAGIFLSGFSRWLGQRRGLALAAVAIGAYTLLVGADAAVLRAALMGLLGLLALRTGRQAYALNSLAVAAGLMALLNPHVVWDVSFQLSAAATLGLILYAQPLNSWLQAVLQPRLSRARLQRIKGPLNDYVLLTLAAQITTLPLLLYHFGRLSLYSLPANVLVLPFQPVLMILGGASLLLGLLWLPLGQVLAFFVWGLATYSIRLSEGFASLPYAAPAVPVGLSVVGLYYAGLLAYSQRQALWDRLRHWQPRRELGLAALAAAALWVWSAALTAPDGLLTLTLLDVPGEALLLRTPQGRHLLIHGGASPAALAAELRHELPPGQRLDWLVVAGGRREQSGALAAVLPRLQPSQLGLSAGGSAARGLQALAEEHGLPVMELQPGDYWDLGDGGRLQVLARGPRGAVLYLSYKDFSALLPLGLDFDLLEELQASGAPPAHLLLLADGGFAGLNPPQWLQAISPQLVWSTDAVEGLAYPTYSTAAAGWLRLRTDGSQMWLESGR is encoded by the coding sequence ATGTCTTTCACATCCCTGACCAAATTGCCGCTGATCTGGGCGTCGCTGGCCTTTCTGGCCGGCATTGCCTTGGCAGGCGCCTTGCCGTCGTTGCCCACGGGGCTGTGGCTGCTGCTGGCCGCCAGCGCGGGCGCGGCGGCCTGGGCCTTGCGCCGCCGTGTGGCTCCCCTGGGGTTGCTGGCGCTCGGCGCCCTGTGTGCCGGCCTGCTGGGTGCGGCGCGCTACCAGGCAGCCCAGCCCACTTTCGGCCCGGGGGACCTGGCCAGCTACAATGACCGCGGCGGCTGGGTGTATGTGCAGGGTGTGGTCAGCGCCCCGCCGGAGGCGCGCCAAACGTATCTGGAAGTACGCCTGGCCGTTGAGCAGTTGGCACAGGGCGCTGAAAGCCGAGCCGTGCAGGGCCAACTGCTGGTGCAGACCAGCTTTGACGCCCAACTGCAGTACGGGGACCGGGTGCGCCTGTGGGGTCAGCTGCGCACGCCAAGCGACGACGAAGATTTTTCTTACCGAGATTATTTGGCGCGTTCGGGAATCCACTCGCTGATGGCCTTCCCGTCTGTGGAACGCTTGGAAGGCGGGCAGGGGCATCCGTTCTGGTCGGCTTTGTATGGCCTGCGGGAGCGCGGGGTGAATGTGCTCTACCAGCTCTATCCAGCGCAGGAGGCCGCACTGCTGGCGGGGATCCTGCTGGGCGACGAGAGCGGCCTGAGCACGGCTATGAAAGAGGCCTTCAACACCAGCGGCACGCGTCACATCATCGCCATCTCGGGCTTCAACATCAGCATCATCGCCGGCATCTTCCTCAGCGGGTTCAGCCGCTGGCTGGGCCAGCGGCGCGGCCTGGCACTGGCCGCCGTGGCGATCGGCGCCTATACCCTGCTGGTGGGCGCCGACGCGGCCGTGCTGCGCGCGGCGCTGATGGGCCTGTTAGGCCTGCTGGCTTTGCGCACCGGGCGGCAAGCGTATGCGTTGAATTCGTTGGCGGTTGCCGCCGGGCTGATGGCCCTGCTGAACCCGCACGTGGTTTGGGATGTCAGCTTTCAGCTCTCTGCCGCTGCCACGCTGGGGCTGATCCTCTATGCGCAGCCGCTGAACAGTTGGCTGCAGGCGGTACTGCAGCCGCGTCTGTCGCGGGCCAGGCTGCAGCGCATTAAAGGCCCGCTGAATGACTATGTGCTGCTCACCCTGGCCGCCCAGATCACCACCCTGCCGCTGCTGCTGTATCACTTTGGGCGCTTGTCGTTGTATTCGCTGCCAGCCAATGTGCTGGTGCTGCCTTTTCAGCCTGTTTTGATGATCCTGGGCGGGGCTTCGCTGCTGCTGGGGCTGTTGTGGCTGCCGCTGGGCCAGGTGCTGGCCTTCTTTGTGTGGGGTCTGGCGACCTACTCCATTCGCCTCTCGGAGGGATTTGCCAGCCTACCGTATGCGGCGCCAGCAGTCCCCGTGGGCCTCAGCGTGGTCGGGCTGTACTATGCCGGCCTGCTGGCCTACAGCCAGCGGCAGGCTCTCTGGGATCGCCTGCGCCACTGGCAGCCGCGGCGTGAGTTGGGCTTGGCGGCGTTGGCTGCCGCGGCGCTGTGGGTCTGGAGCGCAGCCCTCACCGCCCCTGATGGGCTGCTGACACTGACTTTGTTGGATGTGCCGGGCGAGGCCTTGCTGCTGCGCACGCCGCAGGGCCGCCACCTGCTGATCCATGGCGGGGCCAGCCCGGCGGCCTTGGCGGCCGAACTGCGTCACGAACTGCCGCCCGGCCAGCGCCTGGACTGGCTGGTGGTGGCCGGCGGCCGCCGCGAGCAAAGCGGCGCCTTGGCCGCTGTGCTGCCGCGTCTGCAGCCAAGCCAGCTAGGCCTGAGCGCGGGTGGCAGCGCCGCCCGCGGCCTGCAAGCCCTGGCAGAGGAACACGGCCTGCCGGTGATGGAATTGCAGCCCGGTGACTACTGGGATCTGGGCGATGGCGGCCGCCTGCAGGTGCTGGCGCGCGGGCCGCGTGGAGCCGTCTTGTATTTGAGCTACAAAGATTTTTCGGCCTTGCTGCCCCTTGGCTTGGATTTCGATCTGCTGGAGGAACTGCAAGCCAGCGGCGCACCGCCGGCGCACTTGCTGCTGCTGGCGGATGGCGGATTTGCCGGCCTCAACCCGCCCCAGTGGCTGCAGGCCATCTCACCGCAGCTGGTTTGGAGCACAGACGCTGTGGAAGGACTGGCTTATCCCACGTACAGCACGGCCGCCGCCGGCTGGCTGCGCCTGCGCACAGACGGCAGCCAGATGTGGCTGGAGAGCGGCCGTTAA
- a CDS encoding DM13 domain-containing protein: MLKHPMIRLAILGIALLGFSSTFYFMAPLFVAELATGGYPTLAYLPTYTPLPPSPTTQPTEPAQAMQGTLIAEGSFYQVAYQGKGVAAVYQAEDGQRVLHLDDFEVQDGPDLHVYLVEEDALEELNAMDMVGAVDLGVLQASSGEQSYPIPAGLELGDFALVLIWCVPEETPYTAAQLDLLAAQQDTPTP, translated from the coding sequence ATGCTGAAGCATCCAATGATTCGCCTGGCCATCCTGGGCATTGCCCTGCTGGGCTTTTCTTCCACGTTTTACTTCATGGCGCCGTTGTTTGTCGCGGAGCTGGCCACCGGTGGTTATCCCACGCTGGCCTACTTGCCCACCTATACTCCGCTGCCGCCCTCACCTACCACGCAGCCCACAGAGCCTGCACAGGCCATGCAGGGCACGCTGATTGCCGAGGGCAGCTTCTATCAAGTGGCCTATCAGGGCAAAGGGGTCGCTGCCGTCTACCAAGCGGAGGATGGCCAGCGTGTACTGCACCTGGATGACTTCGAAGTGCAGGACGGCCCTGATCTGCATGTCTATCTGGTCGAAGAAGATGCGCTCGAGGAATTGAACGCCATGGATATGGTTGGCGCGGTGGATTTGGGCGTATTGCAGGCCAGCTCAGGCGAACAAAGCTACCCCATCCCGGCCGGCCTGGAACTGGGTGATTTCGCCCTGGTATTGATTTGGTGCGTGCCGGAAGAGACACCCTACACAGCGGCCCAGTTGGACCTGCTGGCTGCCCAGCAGGACACACCGACCCCCTAA
- a CDS encoding aldo/keto reductase produces MEYRAFGNRGLRVSEIGHGLWGMGDWKDSDDAQSLEALELSLSLGCNFYDTAWIYGSGHSEQLLGQLLRNHPDEKIVVATKVPPKNRKWPANPQDALEDTFPSDHIIEYTKRSLENLGIDCIDIQQLHVWDDHWAAHPSWQEAAQRLKEEGLIRQFGLSLNRWEPWNGLQAIRSGAVDSIQVIYNIFDQAPEDELFPLCQQMGVGVIARVPLDEGGLSGKLTQDTRFAADDWRNGYFGPENLAETVSRAEALKALLPAGMSLAELAMRFSISHPAVSTSIPGMRKPQHVRQNIAVSDGQALPDELLEALRHHRWDRKVAPWSD; encoded by the coding sequence ATGGAATACCGCGCCTTTGGCAACCGCGGCCTGCGGGTCAGCGAGATAGGCCACGGCCTGTGGGGCATGGGCGACTGGAAGGATTCCGATGACGCCCAGTCACTGGAGGCGCTGGAACTGTCCTTATCGCTGGGCTGCAATTTTTATGACACAGCCTGGATCTACGGCAGCGGCCACAGCGAGCAGCTGCTGGGCCAGCTGCTGCGCAACCACCCCGACGAAAAGATCGTAGTGGCCACCAAGGTGCCGCCCAAGAACCGCAAGTGGCCAGCCAACCCGCAAGACGCGCTGGAAGACACCTTCCCCAGCGACCACATCATCGAATATACCAAGCGCAGCCTGGAGAACCTGGGCATTGACTGCATTGATATTCAGCAATTGCATGTCTGGGATGACCATTGGGCCGCCCACCCCTCCTGGCAGGAGGCCGCCCAACGCCTCAAAGAAGAGGGCCTCATCCGTCAGTTCGGGCTGAGCCTGAACCGCTGGGAGCCGTGGAACGGTCTGCAGGCCATCCGCAGCGGTGCGGTGGACAGCATCCAGGTGATCTACAACATCTTTGACCAGGCGCCAGAGGACGAGCTTTTCCCGCTCTGCCAACAGATGGGCGTGGGCGTGATTGCCCGCGTGCCGCTGGACGAAGGCGGGCTGAGCGGCAAGCTGACCCAGGACACGCGCTTTGCGGCGGACGACTGGCGCAACGGCTACTTTGGCCCGGAGAACCTGGCGGAAACGGTGTCCCGCGCTGAAGCCCTGAAGGCTTTGCTGCCCGCCGGCATGAGTTTGGCGGAGTTGGCCATGCGCTTTTCCATCTCGCATCCGGCGGTGAGCACGTCCATCCCCGGTATGCGCAAGCCGCAGCATGTGCGCCAAAACATAGCGGTCAGCGATGGGCAGGCGCTGCCAGATGAGCTTCTGGAAGCCTTGCGCCATCACCGCTGGGACCGCAAAGTGGCCCCTTGGTCTGATTAG
- the lgt gene encoding prolipoprotein diacylglyceryl transferase, with protein MIDPVIFSTQIFGINIALHWYGVLAMLGVMVGANIAARGIQQRGGDGEKMWDVLVWLAIAGVVGARLWYVINHILGGGRYFLEDPTRILRITEGGLHIYGAIIAGGIVAYLYFRKIGFDFLLFLDSVAPGLLVGQAIGRIANFINQELYGPPTDLPWGIPISASHRQAPWNDLAAYPEESTRFHPTFAYELIWNLIGAGALLWLGKRFAKQLKPGVIFGLWLVWAGLGRFWVEIFRPDQPRIPGTDLSYSRLIAGLMAVAGMLYVLARYGKIKLPFVSTKPEKYKR; from the coding sequence GTGATCGATCCTGTCATTTTTTCTACCCAAATTTTTGGTATCAACATTGCCCTGCATTGGTACGGCGTCCTGGCCATGCTGGGCGTCATGGTCGGCGCCAACATCGCCGCCCGCGGCATCCAGCAGCGCGGCGGTGACGGCGAGAAGATGTGGGATGTGCTGGTATGGCTGGCAATTGCCGGCGTGGTCGGGGCGCGTCTTTGGTATGTGATCAATCACATCCTGGGGGGCGGCCGCTATTTTCTGGAAGACCCCACCCGCATTCTGCGCATCACGGAAGGCGGCCTGCACATTTATGGCGCCATCATCGCCGGCGGCATCGTGGCCTACCTGTATTTCCGCAAGATCGGCTTCGACTTCCTGCTGTTTCTCGACTCGGTGGCTCCCGGCCTGCTGGTGGGCCAGGCAATCGGCCGGATTGCCAACTTCATCAACCAGGAACTGTACGGCCCGCCTACGGACCTGCCCTGGGGCATCCCGATCTCCGCCAGCCACCGGCAGGCGCCCTGGAATGACCTGGCCGCCTACCCGGAGGAGAGCACCCGCTTTCACCCCACCTTTGCTTACGAGCTGATCTGGAACCTGATCGGCGCCGGCGCGCTGCTGTGGCTGGGCAAGCGCTTTGCCAAGCAGCTCAAGCCCGGCGTGATATTCGGCCTGTGGCTGGTGTGGGCCGGCTTGGGCCGCTTCTGGGTGGAAATCTTCCGCCCAGACCAGCCGCGTATCCCCGGTACGGATCTAAGCTATTCTCGCTTGATCGCCGGACTGATGGCTGTGGCCGGCATGCTGTATGTGCTGGCGCGCTACGGCAAGATCAAGCTGCCCTTCGTCTCCACCAAGCCTGAAAAGTACAAGCGCTAA
- a CDS encoding sulfotransferase, with translation MPINLSLLFQLTFQQFFKSQQDQLKLSARRRGAMLLWYLVIPVHQLLTLICYYLDEIFFPAYRQQEIKAPVFIVGNFRSGSTLLQRLLAKDDQFTSMNVAEIYIAPTITQRKFWGVLDFLDRTLLGGRGRRYLMTRDRRWLDSIQMHKVGLFTPDEDEGLLITIWATMFLQFVFPVDNLPPYDRFDEEIPAQERQRIMGFYRAIIRRHLYCTGGDKIYLAKSPAHTGRIESLREFFPDARIIYLARDPLELVPSALSFFEYIWDYMGLPDAAKRMQAAMLEQIRYWYLYPMERFRHMPHDSYFILYYNDLIADIPAAVDALYQWMRSSLSDAFRVEVEQTVVEHLEFRSDNVYTLEGQGLSSEQIAKEFAEVYQLFQFERHAELIPVAH, from the coding sequence ATGCCAATTAACCTTTCGCTGTTGTTCCAACTCACTTTTCAACAGTTCTTCAAATCCCAACAAGACCAGCTCAAACTCTCGGCCCGGCGGCGCGGCGCCATGCTGCTTTGGTATCTGGTGATTCCCGTTCACCAACTGCTGACCCTGATCTGCTATTACCTCGACGAAATCTTCTTTCCCGCCTACCGCCAGCAGGAGATCAAGGCCCCGGTGTTCATCGTGGGCAATTTCCGCAGCGGCTCCACGCTGCTGCAGCGCCTGCTGGCCAAAGATGATCAGTTCACCAGCATGAATGTGGCGGAAATTTACATTGCGCCTACGATCACCCAGCGCAAGTTCTGGGGCGTACTGGACTTCTTGGACCGCACTTTGCTGGGCGGCCGCGGCCGCCGCTACCTGATGACGCGTGACCGGCGCTGGCTGGACAGCATCCAAATGCACAAGGTGGGGCTGTTCACACCGGATGAGGACGAAGGCCTGCTGATCACGATCTGGGCCACCATGTTCCTGCAGTTCGTCTTCCCGGTGGACAACCTGCCGCCCTACGACCGCTTTGACGAAGAGATCCCCGCCCAGGAACGGCAGCGCATTATGGGCTTTTACCGCGCCATCATTCGCCGCCATCTCTATTGCACCGGCGGAGACAAGATCTACCTGGCCAAGAGCCCGGCGCACACTGGCCGCATCGAGAGCCTGCGGGAATTCTTCCCGGATGCGCGCATCATCTACCTGGCGCGCGACCCACTGGAACTGGTGCCCTCGGCACTCAGCTTCTTCGAGTACATCTGGGACTATATGGGGCTGCCAGACGCCGCCAAGCGCATGCAGGCTGCCATGCTGGAGCAGATCAGGTATTGGTATCTCTACCCGATGGAGCGCTTCCGGCATATGCCGCATGACAGCTATTTCATCTTGTATTACAACGACCTGATCGCCGACATTCCCGCCGCAGTGGATGCGCTGTATCAGTGGATGCGCAGTTCGCTGAGCGACGCTTTCCGCGTCGAGGTGGAGCAGACCGTGGTGGAGCACCTGGAGTTCCGCAGCGACAACGTATACACCCTGGAAGGCCAGGGGCTGAGCAGCGAACAGATCGCCAAAGAATTCGCAGAGGTCTACCAGCTCTTCCAGTTTGAACGCCACGCGGAACTTATTCCCGTAGCGCATTAG
- the uvrA gene encoding excinuclease ABC subunit UvrA, which translates to MTPKVIRVVGAKAHNLKNISVDIPRDKFVVVTGLSGSGKSSLAFDTIFAEGQRRYVESLSAYARQFLGQMDKPDVEYIEGLSPAVSIDQKGSSHNPRSTVGTVTEIYDYLRLLYARAGVPHCPICGREVTRQSAEEIVSAIEKLPEGSRLLIMAPLVRGRKGTHEGVLEEISKAGFVRARVNGQVIELGKDTVKLARYKMHSIEAVVDRLVVRKDESTQEQEAARSRLTDSVETALRFGEGNLVVQNLSDEGSDDLLFSENLVCPEHGSTLPEIEPRTFSFNTPHGACPECQGIGTKLEIDPNLVIPDKSLSLSQGAIRAGEWGGPRDEGGYYWSTMEGAARANRINLDTPVERLNQNQLDVILYGTNGQEVEVKYKRTNGRVSTFHLAFEGVIPNLERRFRESSSEYTRSRIMEYMNDRPCPTCKGARLRPEVLGVTIEDNNILQVTQWPVLETLQWAEKLAADDSPLRNRERLIAKPILKEIRERLGFMVDVGLDYLTLNRSAGSLSGGEAQRIRLATQIGSRLMGVLYVLDEPSIGLHARDNERLLRTLVSMRDLGNTVLVVEHDEETIRRADWIVDLGPGAGENGGQVVAEGTPADIQKNKASLTGDYLSGRKFIPVPEQRRAGSGKALTIVGARENNLKNLTVELPLGKLVCVTGVSGSGKSSLINEILYKSLARQLNGAFANPGQHDEIRGVEHLDKIINIDQSPIGRTPRSNPGTYTGLFNLIRDLFAELPESKVRGYKPGRFSFNVRGGRCEACEGQGQVRIEMQFLPDIYVPCEICHGARFNRETLQVKFKDMSIADVLDLPIDRAIEVFSAFPAMLSKLETLRDVGLGYIRIGQSAPTLSGGEAQRVKLSKELSRRATGQTIYVLDEPSVGLHTGDVHKLVEVLQRLVDAGNSVVIIEHNMDIIKVADHLIDLGPEGGGRGGELVAQGTPEEVARVAASYTGQFLKAVLRQP; encoded by the coding sequence ATGACCCCAAAAGTAATCCGTGTGGTGGGTGCCAAGGCCCATAACCTCAAAAACATCTCGGTGGATATCCCCCGCGACAAGTTCGTAGTGGTGACCGGGCTTTCCGGCTCCGGCAAGTCATCGCTGGCTTTTGACACCATCTTTGCCGAAGGGCAGCGCCGCTACGTCGAATCGCTGTCTGCTTATGCGCGCCAATTTCTCGGCCAAATGGACAAGCCGGATGTCGAATACATCGAGGGCCTCTCGCCGGCCGTCTCCATTGACCAGAAGGGCTCCTCACACAATCCGCGCTCCACGGTCGGCACCGTCACCGAGATCTATGATTATTTGCGTCTGCTCTACGCCCGCGCCGGCGTGCCGCACTGTCCCATCTGCGGACGGGAAGTCACGCGCCAGTCTGCCGAAGAGATCGTCAGCGCCATTGAAAAGCTGCCCGAGGGCAGCCGCCTGCTGATCATGGCGCCGCTGGTGCGCGGCCGCAAAGGCACGCATGAAGGCGTGTTGGAAGAGATCAGCAAGGCGGGCTTTGTGCGCGCCCGGGTCAATGGCCAGGTCATCGAACTGGGCAAGGACACTGTCAAGCTGGCCCGTTACAAAATGCACAGTATCGAGGCTGTGGTGGACCGCCTGGTGGTGCGCAAAGACGAGAGCACCCAGGAACAGGAAGCCGCCCGTTCGCGCCTCACCGACTCGGTGGAGACGGCCCTGCGCTTTGGCGAGGGTAACTTGGTAGTGCAAAACCTGAGCGATGAAGGCTCAGACGATTTGCTTTTCTCGGAAAATTTGGTCTGCCCTGAACATGGCAGCACCTTGCCGGAGATCGAGCCGCGCACCTTTTCCTTTAATACACCGCACGGCGCCTGTCCCGAATGTCAGGGCATTGGCACCAAGCTGGAGATTGACCCGAATCTGGTGATCCCGGACAAGTCGCTCTCCCTCAGCCAGGGCGCCATTCGGGCCGGGGAGTGGGGCGGCCCGCGTGATGAAGGCGGCTATTACTGGTCCACCATGGAGGGCGCCGCGCGCGCCAACCGCATCAACCTGGATACCCCGGTGGAACGCCTCAACCAGAACCAACTGGACGTGATCCTGTACGGCACCAACGGACAGGAGGTCGAGGTCAAGTACAAGCGCACCAACGGCCGCGTCTCCACCTTCCACCTGGCTTTCGAAGGCGTGATCCCCAACCTGGAACGCCGCTTCCGCGAGTCCAGTTCGGAATATACGCGCAGCCGCATCATGGAATACATGAATGACCGGCCTTGCCCTACCTGCAAGGGCGCCCGCCTGCGCCCCGAAGTGCTGGGCGTGACCATCGAAGACAACAACATCCTGCAGGTCACGCAGTGGCCGGTGCTGGAGACGCTGCAGTGGGCGGAGAAGCTGGCCGCCGATGATTCGCCGTTGCGCAACCGCGAACGGCTGATCGCCAAACCGATCCTCAAGGAAATCCGCGAGCGCCTGGGCTTCATGGTCGATGTGGGCCTGGATTACCTGACCCTCAATCGCTCCGCCGGCAGCCTCTCCGGCGGCGAGGCCCAGCGCATTCGCCTGGCGACCCAGATCGGTTCGCGGCTGATGGGCGTGCTCTACGTATTGGACGAGCCTTCCATCGGCCTGCACGCCCGTGACAACGAGCGCTTGTTGCGCACGCTGGTCAGCATGCGCGACCTGGGCAATACCGTGCTGGTGGTGGAACACGACGAAGAAACCATCCGGCGCGCCGACTGGATCGTGGATCTGGGTCCGGGCGCGGGCGAGAACGGCGGCCAAGTGGTTGCCGAGGGCACGCCTGCCGATATTCAAAAGAACAAAGCTTCGCTGACCGGGGATTACCTCTCCGGACGCAAGTTTATTCCGGTGCCTGAGCAGCGCCGGGCCGGCTCAGGCAAGGCGCTGACCATTGTAGGCGCCCGCGAGAACAACCTGAAGAACCTGACCGTGGAACTTCCGCTGGGCAAACTGGTCTGCGTGACCGGTGTCTCTGGCTCCGGCAAGAGCAGCTTGATCAACGAGATCTTGTATAAATCGCTGGCCCGCCAGCTGAACGGCGCCTTCGCCAACCCCGGCCAGCACGACGAGATCCGCGGCGTGGAGCACCTGGACAAGATCATCAACATCGACCAGTCGCCCATCGGGCGCACGCCGCGCTCCAACCCAGGCACCTATACCGGCCTGTTCAACTTGATCCGTGATCTGTTCGCTGAATTGCCGGAGAGCAAGGTGCGCGGTTACAAGCCGGGCCGCTTCTCCTTCAACGTGCGCGGCGGCCGCTGCGAGGCCTGCGAGGGCCAGGGCCAGGTGCGCATCGAGATGCAGTTCCTGCCGGACATCTACGTACCTTGCGAGATTTGCCATGGGGCGCGCTTTAACCGCGAGACTTTGCAGGTCAAATTCAAGGATATGAGCATTGCCGACGTGCTGGACCTGCCCATCGACCGGGCGATCGAAGTCTTCTCCGCCTTCCCGGCGATGCTGAGTAAGCTGGAGACGCTGCGCGACGTGGGTTTGGGCTATATCCGCATTGGCCAGTCCGCCCCTACGCTCTCTGGCGGTGAGGCGCAGCGCGTCAAGCTCTCCAAAGAGCTCTCACGCCGCGCCACCGGCCAGACCATCTATGTCCTGGACGAGCCTTCTGTGGGGCTGCACACCGGCGACGTGCACAAGCTGGTCGAAGTGCTGCAGCGCCTGGTGGACGCCGGAAACTCCGTGGTGATCATTGAACACAATATGGACATTATCAAAGTAGCCGACCACTTGATCGACCTGGGCCCGGAGGGCGGCGGCCGCGGCGGTGAGCTGGTGGCCCAGGGCACCCCGGAAGAGGTGGCCCGTGTGGCCGCCAGCTACACCGGCCAGTTCCTCAAAGCAGTGCTGCGCCAGCCTTAG
- the pyrH gene encoding UMP kinase, with protein sequence MASIKYNRVLLKLSGEALAADEGSGIDPDKAEGIAKQVKDVVAMGVQLAIVIGAGNLWRGRSGIERGMDRATADYMGMLGTVMNALALMDAIEREGVQTRVQSAIEMRAVAEPYIRRRATRHLDLGRVVIFGGGTGNPYFSTDTAAALRAMEIGAGTVIKATKVDGVYDSDPNKNPDAKRFSHLNYIEALNQRLAVMDSTAISLCMENNLPIMVLNFWQEGALRAALLGEPVGTIIDNLPS encoded by the coding sequence ATGGCAAGCATTAAATACAACCGCGTCCTGCTTAAACTGAGCGGCGAAGCCCTGGCCGCCGACGAGGGTTCCGGCATTGATCCGGACAAGGCCGAAGGCATAGCCAAGCAAGTCAAGGATGTAGTCGCCATGGGGGTGCAGCTGGCCATCGTGATCGGGGCCGGCAACCTATGGCGCGGACGCAGCGGCATTGAGCGCGGCATGGACCGCGCTACGGCGGACTATATGGGCATGCTGGGCACGGTGATGAACGCTCTGGCGCTGATGGACGCCATCGAACGCGAAGGTGTGCAAACCCGGGTGCAGTCGGCGATCGAGATGCGCGCCGTAGCCGAGCCGTATATCCGCCGGCGGGCCACCCGCCACCTGGACCTAGGCCGCGTGGTCATCTTTGGCGGCGGCACAGGCAATCCGTACTTCTCCACCGACACGGCCGCTGCATTGCGCGCCATGGAAATTGGGGCAGGCACGGTGATCAAAGCCACCAAGGTGGACGGCGTGTACGACTCCGACCCCAACAAGAACCCGGACGCCAAGCGCTTCAGCCACCTCAACTATATTGAGGCGCTCAATCAGCGCCTGGCGGTGATGGACAGCACAGCGATCTCGCTGTGCATGGAGAACAACCTGCCGATCATGGTGCTCAACTTCTGGCAGGAAGGCGCCTTGCGGGCCGCCCTGCTGGGCGAGCCGGTCGGCACGATCATTGATAATCTGCCCAGCTAA
- the tsf gene encoding translation elongation factor Ts — MAITTEQIKELRDATGVGILDCRAALEHAGGDYDKAVAYLREKGLAKAAKRAGRAASDGVVELYSHGDGRVGVMAEINCETDFVARSEAFRNLAHEIALQIAAASPRWVNEEEVPEEVLEAERDVARARAKDEGKPEAAWDKIIAGRVDKFLDENVLMRQGYIRDEGKSVKELIGEVVGSMGENIVVQRFVRWELGEHVESEETEE, encoded by the coding sequence ATGGCAATTACCACCGAACAAATTAAAGAACTGCGCGACGCCACCGGCGTCGGCATTCTGGACTGCCGCGCCGCTCTGGAGCACGCCGGCGGTGACTATGACAAGGCCGTGGCCTACCTGCGCGAGAAAGGCCTGGCCAAGGCCGCCAAGCGCGCCGGCCGCGCCGCCAGCGATGGCGTGGTGGAGCTGTATTCCCACGGCGACGGCCGCGTGGGCGTGATGGCCGAGATCAACTGCGAGACCGATTTTGTGGCTCGCTCCGAGGCCTTCCGCAACCTGGCTCACGAAATCGCCCTGCAGATCGCGGCGGCCAGCCCGCGTTGGGTGAATGAGGAAGAAGTGCCCGAAGAGGTGCTGGAAGCCGAGCGCGATGTGGCCCGGGCCCGCGCCAAGGACGAAGGCAAGCCCGAAGCCGCCTGGGACAAGATCATTGCCGGGCGCGTGGACAAGTTCCTGGACGAGAATGTGTTGATGCGCCAGGGCTACATTCGCGACGAGGGCAAGAGCGTCAAAGAGCTGATCGGCGAGGTGGTCGGTTCGATGGGTGAAAATATCGTGGTCCAGCGCTTTGTGCGCTGGGAGCTCGGCGAACACGTCGAGTCGGAAGAAACAGAGGAATAA